Genomic DNA from Triticum dicoccoides isolate Atlit2015 ecotype Zavitan chromosome 4B, WEW_v2.0, whole genome shotgun sequence:
caaagtgttcctccggtaaacgggagttgcataatctcatagttacaggaacatgtataagtcatgaagaaagcaataacaatatactaaacgatcaagtgctaggctaacggaatgggtcatgtcaatcacatcattctcctaatgatgtgatcccattaatcaaatgacaacacatgtctatggttaggaaacataaccatctttgattaatgagctagtcaagtagaggcatactagtgactatatgtttgtctatgtattcacacatgtatcatgtttccggttaatacaattctagcatgaataataaacatttatcatgatatgaggaaataaataataactttattattgcctctagggcatatttccttcaatcaggTCCGGCGGCCGCCGTCAAGTCCACCCCGAAACCCTAATCGCCCAAGGGTTTTTAGGTTTCGAGAGGAAAAGTTTTTTCCTCCTAGATATAGGAGTAGTAGATAAAGTTTTTTCCCCCGGAAGTAGTATTGTGTGTGCGTTTTAGTACATAGCTGGAAGGCTAAAGTTCCGTCCCTTCGGTGACCAGGGGAAAGACAACACACGATTTGTGATTGGTTGGTATCTGATGACATGGCAGGCTTTGTTGGACCCTTTGCATGTTAAGAGAATACCTATAATGGGGAGCAACTTTTTAAGAATGTATGAATGGGCTGGCCTGGGGCTTGAGAGATTAATTTGATGTATTGGTGAAGCCTTTTCGGTTGGTGTGAACACAACTTTATTGTGCAAGTTCCATGTGCATTTTACTTATGGAGAGCACCACACTGGCAATGCTACAACCTAGAATGTGTATGGTTTAAAAAAGGTCAACTAGATGTAATGAAATTACACACTTCCAGCTCTCTTCCATTTGTAAGTGTGATGCAACAGGCTACCTACTGAAAACAACCGAAATGGAATAAAAATTCAAACCAACGGATGACGAGATAATTCTGATTTGGTAGTAATTTCATGAGAGCTCAATCGCAAGAATTAGCACATGCGTGCAGAAAGAAGCAGACGATCTGGGGTGGGTGCTTTAGGGGAAGTATCAGGTGATGCAACACTAACATGCTCCcactttgaaaaaaataaaaatcaaatctaagtgtgtcaaaaaaatccaattttttgtGAGGATGTTCACAAGACATGTCTACAACCTataaaaaaattcagatcaaaattcgaAATACAGAAAGAGATGCAAAAACGATAAATCCAGCATTTGAAATACAGAAAGGACAAAAAATAAAAACTCAACGCTATCCATGCCGGATTTGTCTTTCCGTTTCTCTTTATGGATGTCGAATTTTGACTTGAATATTTTAGGAGCTGTACACATACATGTCTTGTGGACATCCAcaaatatttttagaatttttttgacaCATTTAAATTTGATATTCTTTGAAATGGGAGCATTGTAGCGCTGGTAACACTAGATATTTTCCTGGATGCTTCAAGTGCCACCATGAATTCTCTGGTGTCATGCTTCGGTTAATTGAGAATATAACTAGAAGGTTGATTAATTGAGAACCGAGAAAGTAATTAGCAATGATATTTCATTTTCCTCTCTCCTGTAGAAGGGTGCAGCTTAGCGTGACGTGTCTTGGAAAAAACATGATGCATATATTTATAACTTGATTCGGCTATCTGGGCAACATTACTATTTTTTCGAGAGTGCGACGAGCAAATTGCATCACAACTTTTCTTGTATACTAGAAGATAACAAAAGAGTTTACAAGATATTTCTTCAATAAAATTGCTAGGTAGTGTTGCAAAAAAAAAGGAACCGGGTATCTTTATACTATAACTTCATAACATATTTTTTGCGATTACATGGGCAACATTACTATGAAGCTATAGTGAAAAAAAAAACAAAGTCTAATACTTTAATTTCAAAAGTGTAGTACTAATAATTCTTCAAACTTCAAGAACTTGATCGGAGCCACCAATGGATGCAAGTCGGCATCAGTCTTCCTAGCACGAACTTTGAATATCGACAGATCGACATAGGGGATGCCTGTAAGTCGGTACCTCTCCACACCACTGCCGAACTCTCTGTACTTCCTTGCTATCTGTTACCTGAACCTTTTTGTTGTTGAGAAAACTGTGAAACTTCACTGAAACGGAATTTTTCGGACTTTACCGAAATCTAATGCTTGAAGTCTTTTTAAAAACTACTCCTATATACTAGAATACTAAGAGAACTGTAAAACTGTAGTACTCTCTTTGATCCATGTTAAGTGTTGCTGGTTAGTACTCTCTTCGATAGGAAGGAGTActattttttttgacttttttttttttgaaacggaatcCTTCAGACTTGGGACTTCCAAGGACTTGATCAGAGTTACCATGGACGCAAGTCAGCATCAGTCTTCCTTGCACGAGCTTCGAATTCTCGGCTCAGCATTGTTTGTGTGAGATAGACCTAGCTAGTGCAGGCCTTTAAGAAGACCCCGGTATTTTCGCACGTCGCCGCCGAGCTCTCCGTACTTCAGCCGCATGAAGACCTGCAGCGCGCGCACGCCGGCGGCAGCTGCGAGGCGAGGGCTTCCCAGCGGCGGATGGAAGCCGAGGTAATCGGCGATGTGCTCCAGCCCCCGCGGCATGGCCGGGCAGTCGACCACCATCTTGGCGACATCATAGACCTGGTCGCCGAGGTAACGCCGCACGGCGCCGTTGAACCCGGCCACGTCTCGCGGCAGCGGGGCGCCGCCGGTGACAATTTTGAGCAGGTATGCGACATGGTAGGCCCCAGCGTACGTGATCCAACCCCGCGACCGCCCACGCCGAGCGCCGACCAGGCCGGATTCAAACAGCTTCTTGTCTAGCATGTCGGCGCTGACGCCGTGGTCGCGGAGCGCGCCGACGTCGAGGCCGCGGCCGGCGAGGTACGCGAGGGAGTTCTCGTCGTGCGGGTCGGCCTGGGGGCGGAAGTCGCGGAGGTTGAACTCCCAGGCGGCGAGGTACCCGCCGTCGCTGTCGTAGAGAGCGATGCCGAGCTGGAGCGGCTTCAGGTCGTCCACGTTGGCCTTCACGAGAGCGTAGCGCTGCTCGGCGGTGAGGGCCTTGGGGTCCTGGCTGGGGTGGTGGACGACGCCCGGGTAGTGCACGGCGATGGCGACGTACTGGGCGTTCCTGGCGACGTGGCGGAGGTTCGCCGATTCGTTCTTGAAGTTGGACGCCCACACGGAGCGCACAGGGACCGGCGACGACGGCCATACCGGCGACATTGGTGCATGGTAGAAGTACGGCGGGGGCTGCATGGGGAACGCGTAGTGGaaaggtggcggcggtggcggcggcggaaacATTGGGAACATACCGGCGGCCGGGTTCATGCTGATCGATGCCTCTGATCAACAGGAGAAGCTTGTAGCTCTGCGTTCGTGTTAGCTAGGCGGGTGGTGTGTTGGCATTATAAGGAAGGCGAGGGAGTGGAGTCGTAGTCGTAGTCGGATGAGGAAGAATATTGCGGTGGTGCGACACGGACCGGCTGCAATTCGGAGAAGCTAAGCAGCGTGGGTCATCAGAACTCgtttttttttaacatcagtacagacacaaacgctcatatacacacgcatacactcacctctatgaacgcacacacgtacACCCtatcctatgagcacctccgaaagactaagccggcatatcatcttgaagtgaTACGGTACTTCCGTAAAAAGAATTTCCTGGGGTTGTTTTTGGTCGCTGGACAAAGGGAAGACCACCTACCACCAAGTATGGATTTTTTAGCATAAAAAAGATTTTATTAACTTAAAAGCATTTCACAGAGACAAGCGTGAGAGACACTGGATAAGGAAAAAGTTTTCCTGATTGAACAAAGACCTGCATCAAAACATAAGCAACGGGAATAGTACATGCCTATTTTAAACTTTCAAAGCTAGGCGTGCAAAATGACGAGCCTTAATGTTGTCCGCTGGATACGGAAAGAAAAAGACTATTTTATATCCGAGCAAGTAGTGACATGTTGTCCCAAGGACCTGGAGCAAAGTGAATGTCCGTCGGTTTTACTGTCAAGGCTAGCACTGAGCAATCTATGAAGAAGTGAGGATCCTGAACATTCAGTATGTCCGCCAACATGGTTGCAAAGCATGAGACCAAAAGTCTCAGcttgaagagaagaagaagaagaagcaggagggGACATTGTCGCAAGACTCCAATTCCTGCCTGTTTAGATCAGTGAATTTGTTGTATGCGATTGCCATTTTGAACCTGGATGAGGACTCCAATTTCCGCCTGTTCAGAAGTGTTAGCTGGCTATATTTCTCACGCAGTGTCACGGAAGATTGTGTTGCTTGTAAAAGAGTTTGGATTTTGTATCGCTGGCCGCACCAGTTGGTCCGGTAAGCAATGCGCACCATGATCTTCAGCATGGTCTCCTAATTTGGCTCCTTCTATAATTACGTTTTCCACTGCGTGCACCTGAGAGGGCCTGCAATATTCTCTAGCAAAGAGAGCATGTTTCGAGATCCAAAGGCACAACAGAAAAGTACATAAGTTACAAAGATTAATATCTAGATGTCTTGAGTTAAGCAAAGTTTGGATCATGTCAGGAATAAAATGAATAGTTTTTCTCatgaatacgcaaagcttgcgtatcatttcattgatagaagaagTTAGGAGTAAGTACAAGGGGTGGTACAATGCATGACACAGAGGCAGGAGTCATCAACATTGCGACCGGAGCAAAGGGACATGGGATGCTCAGCCCAAATAGAAAAGAAACACGGCTAAACTCGCCAACCTGAGACGCAGCCCAAAGCAAACCAACATGACGATCAACATCATGAACCCCGCACAGTTCAAGAGCCCGTGTGTCTGTTGAAGACGCATCGACCAAATGTTATATTTTTATCTGAGACCAGAAAGAATAAAGAATACGTCGAAAGTTTGCGTTATCGTTTGGGCATGAATAATGTTTTTACTGTTTCTGTGCAAGGTAAATGTGGTGAGTTGGCTGTTTTCTGGGATGATATGTACACCCTTGAGCTGAACAAGTTTGGGGAGCACTTTGTTGATATGTATGTGAGCAATGCGGAGGGCAAAAAGTGGAGAAGCACTTTTCGTTTACGATGAACCCAAAGCTACACAAAGGTATGTCATGTGGGATCTTCTTAGACGTATAAAGTCTTTGGGTACTAGGCCTTGGTTCTTGGTCAGTGATTTCAATGAAGCTATGTGGCAATCTGAACATTTTTCTCGGCATAAGAGGTCTCTCCGTCTCATGGCTAATTTCCGAGAGGTTCTCTCGGATTGTAATGTTTTTGATCCAGGGTTATCAAGCACCAGAGATATGAGGCCTACTGGGAGAGGGAAGGAGAAGTCCTAGATAATGAAGTTAAAGCGACTTGGAATAAAGGCAGGCTAGTGAAGAATTTGAAGGATGTGGCTAGTAATTTAAAGAGGGTTATGAATTCCCTTCATGGCTGGAGTCGGAAGCACATAGGATATCTTCCTAGGAAATTAGAGTATGCTCGTAAAAGATTAAATGTTCTGTTTAAAAGAAATGATAAGGATGCtgcagaggagaggaagaaaatttTGGCGGACATGGATGAACTGCTGCTAAGAGAAGAAATTATGTGGAAGCAGAGGTCTAGGCTGGACACCATGAAAGAAGGGGATGCAAACACAAATTATTTTAAAAGGAAAGCTTGTTGGAGGGCCAAGAAAAATTACATTTCAGCTCTTAAAAGGAATGATGGATCCCTCACGGACAATCTGGATGAGATCAAGCACATAACTAATTCTTTTTTTTAAGAATCTTTATTCTGTAGATGACATGGTTGATCCTTCGCGTATTATTAATCTATTTAAACCTTTGGTGAATGAGGAGATGAACGCAAATTTATGTAAATCATTTACTGATCAAGAGATTAGTGATGCGCTTTTTCAGATTGGGCCATTCAAAGCGCCGGGCCCTGATGGTTTTCCGGCGCGGTTCTTTCAGAGGAATTGGGGATGCGTCAAAGAGGATATCACTCGGGCAGTTAAGGATTTCTTCGATACCGGAAATATGCCAGATGGGATTAATGATACTATTATTGTGCTCATTCCTAAGGTCAAGAACCCTCAATCTATCAAAGATTTTTGTCCGATCAGTCTTTGCAATGTTATATACAAGATATTTTCTAAGTGCCTTGTTAATAGATTGCGCCCGATCTTGGATGGTATGATTTCCCCCACTCAAAGTGCTTTTATTCCTGGTGGGCTAATCTCTGATAATCCTCTTATAGCTTTCGAGTGCATGCATTCTTTGAGCTCTCTTAAAGATGAGAGGGGGGAGTTTTGTGCATACAAGTTAGATTTGGCAAAAGCATATGATCGTGTGGATTGGCAATTCTTGAAATGCATGCTTGGGGCATTGGGCTTTGATCCGGTTTGGATTAAGTGGATTATGACATGTGTTACTAAATTCTCTGTCCGTCTTAATGGACAACAGTTGGATACTTTCTCGCCGTCTCGTGGCCTAAGGTAGGGTGGCCCTTTATCTCCTTATTTATTCTTGATTGTGGTTGAGGCTCTATCCTTCTTGTTGAATGATGCTTGTGGGAAGGGGCTTATCCAAGAATTTCGGGTGAATAGGCATGGTCCAGGTATCTTTCATTTGTTATTTGCTTGATAGTATCTTGTTTTTCAAGGCTACCGTTGATCAAGTCCTAGCCGTTAGAAATATTTTGGCTGCCTATGAGAATGGAACCGGACAATCTCTGAGCCCAGAAATTTTTTCTATTATGTTTGGAAAGAAGTGCAATATTGAGAATCAAGTGACCGCCATGGTTATCTTACAAATTACTACACTTGCTTTTGAAGATAAATATCTTGGGTTACCAATCCCGGAAGGAAGAATGAAGGCTGGGAGATTTCAGTCAACCAAAGAGAGAGCCCTTAAAAGGCTCTCAGATTGGGTTGAAAAATACGTTTCTTTAGGACTGAAGGAAGACTTAATTAAATCAGTTATCCAGGCTCTGCCGGTGTATGCTATGGGAATCTTCAAGTTCCCGGTTTCGGTTTGTGAAGAGCTTGAGCAGCTAATTAGGAACTTTTGGTGGGGTGATGAGGAAAACAGGAAAAGAACTCACTGGTTGGCATGGGACAAACTAACAAGATCAAAGCGGAAGTGAGGCATGGGTTTTCGGGACCTTAGGTTGTTTAATCAAGCGCTTCTTGCTTAGCCGGCATGGAGATTATTGATTTATGATGATTCATTATGTGCTAAATTGATGAAAGCTAAGTATTATCCTAATGGGCACCGGCTGGACACAGTTTTTCCGCAGAGTGTGTCAGTGCCTTGGTAGGGAATTATACATGGtttggagttgttgaaaaaggggGTTATCTGTCTAGCATAAATATGTGGAGGGACAACTGGCTACCAAGATTTCCAAGCCCTAAAATTACAGCTAAGAAAAACAAAACTAGGCTGAAATGGGTGTCTGGTTTATTTCTCGGGGGACGAGAAGATGGGATGAAAACTTGATCAGGTATCTCTTCTACCCACATGATGCAGAGAAAATTTTAAATTTATGTATTCAGGCTTTGGGAGAAGGAGATTTCATTGCTTGGCACTTTGAGAAGAATGGTATGTTCTTAGTTAAAAGCGTGTAAATTTAGCGACCACTCTTAAGGAGAAAAAAGATGAAGGTGGAGAATCTAGCAGCGCTGCTAATGGGGATAGAAGATTATGGGTTTAATTTGGAAAACCAAATGTCGGGGGGATGGACCCtgggaggcaacggaacccggatcccctTCAAAAACAACAGGGCTGGCACCGCCCCTCAATACCGGCtcacgcttggccgggtcgctcgacccggccaggtCCCGCGACCCGGCCGGACTCGCCGGCccggcaagacacgtcgactcggccccaacgactagcgcaagacagccgaacTCGGCACGACCAAGACTTCCTCAACAAGCCAGCaccacccgtggcgtgctccgcaatccggccacgggtcagctcccgtcccatctaggccgtacgatgggacgagtcttcaatcaGCAATGACCGAGGCaatagtgccccgcccatgcctctggtcagccgaagcgtggcaacagtgcccctcgcctacccgctgaccagggccggcgtggctacagtgctcccgccctcactGCTGACGACAACAAGTggcagcctgacggagagcactgtacacgactcgactcggccacgccttgacgattgacaagacggcgcacagttcccctaggcatgcggggcccacacctaggggaacccggcgaaccacaagacctcagcgggacccagcccgggtccccggacaccgacaatacggacccaccgacctgtaacattaccattgtacccatggggggttggtctataaaaccccccaggagcccgcgATCAGGCAGGCAAGTAGAAGGCAGAGAACGCATACGAGAGAAAAGCAAGTaagaataggactagccaccaaacaacaacaacggggagaaggagcagcccaagccttggccagcttccttccccctccatacagctccaggagcgacattgtactatcgatcatccaactacactcggcgggactaggggtattatctcatgccaacctcgcctctggagcccaccagcgccctcgagcctcctcctctctttagccatcccttggcatctgccgtgcgcccaccatgacagttgatgcccaccgtggggcagctcgaggagctggccgagagcatgcttcagacggggcccttctcctacaccgacgagtccATCACGCTAGCGGACGACGTTGTTGGCGCGCTTGCCGCCTCCTTTGCCGCGTTGCGCATCACCGATGCGTTCGCGGCCGATGAGTACCCCGgcaaggtgctcagctactccaactctcccctctccctcgggaGCGGCGTTTCTGCCGGGGCAATGGACATCCATGTGGAGGTCTTCATCACCAGCAACGGCACCTCCTCCTTGTCGAGAAAGACGAGGAAGGTTGCCGAAGCCAGGGCCACGGCGGAACGGGCCGAGCCATCCGATCCGTTGCGCaccgcgatgcagagcctccgcatccccatcggcaccgacgtcgacgcTACCAACGTTGCCgaggcccgaacccagctcgaggaaaggcgccagcagatgttggacctgtccgagacgctcgccgccactcAGCGTTGCCTGGATGCCACTCAGCTGGAGCACAACGCTGCCTACGGGTTCACGCCCGCGGCGGCCGAGCTGAGCCGGGTCGCCGACGTGCGTGCCCGGGGAGGCGCGATCGGCCGGGCCCTCGGCGCCGTCCCAAGCGTCTACGGGACTCTagcgaagaacatgcgcgctgccctGACAGCCGCAACCGGCCTGGACCAGCTCACGGGCGAGGAGCTGAAAGAGTGCATCGGGCGAATGCGTGAACTCCTCCATGCCGCCAACAcgcagcaggaccgcctcaaccagctcgccaagccggcgggatccggctccgcccgccttggcgggcCCGGCGAACTCCTGCACAGCGCTTCCTCGCCACCCGACGaggctgttgggtaacgtagtaatttcaaaaaaaatcctacgcacacgcaagatcatggtgatgcatagcaacgagagggggagtgtatcttcatacccttgaagatcgctaagcgtaaacgtttatcaacgcggttgatgtagtcgtacgtcttcatgatccgaccgacccaagtaccgaacgcacggcaccccgagttctgcacacgttcagctcgatggcgtcctcgccttctcgatccagcaagacgggcgaagtagtagatgagttccggcagcacgacggcgtggtgatggtgttggtgaagaacagtctccgcagggcttcgcgtaagcgctacggaaactatgacggaggataaactagaggggacggggttgccggcacatggcttggtgtttcttgatgtgtctttggtgctagccctgcgcccctatttatatgttgagccctggggtcgaaacttggagtaaaagcctcctcaaagtcggttttgcccgaaaggcaagagtcctacatggactccagggctagacgccagggttcccgacgtCTACCCCCTAGGCGCCAAGGTTCCTGGCGTCTagactctggtctccgcaaaacttccttttgcactttccaaaagccttgtgggctttcccctttggcccaaataacgtgttctcgtacccaaacatttcgggaaacatccggaaccccttccggtgaattccggaacccttccggagatcaaacactattatcccatatattaaactttatctccggaccattccagagttcctcgtcatgtccatgatctcatccgggacttcgaacaatattcggtcaccaacatacataactcatataatactatatcgtcaacgaaatgttaagcgtgtggaccctacgggttcgagaactatatagacatgaccgagacacgtctccggtcaataaccaatagcgggacctggatgcccatattggctcccacatattctacgaagatctttatcggtcaaaccgcataacaacatacgttgttccctttgtcatcggtatgttacttgcccaagattcgatcgtcggtatctcaatacctagttcaatctcgttaccggcaagtctctttactcgttccataatacatcatcccgcaactaactcattagttgcaatgcttgcaaggcttttaagtgatgtgcattaccgagtgggcccaaagatacctctccgacaatcggagtgacaaatcctaatctcgaaatacgccaacccaacaagtaccttcggagacacctgtagagcacctttataatcacccagttacgctgtgatgtttggtagcacacaaagtgttcctccggtaaatgggagttgcataatctcatagtcataggaacatgtataagtcatgaagaaagcaatatcaacatactaaacgatcgagtgctaagctaacggaatgggtcaagtcaatcacatcattcttctaatgatgtgatcccgttaatcaagtgacaacacatgtctatggctaggaaacataaccatctttgatcaacgagcttgtcaagtagaggcatactagtgacattctgtttgcatatgtattcacacaagtattacgtttccagttaatataattctagcatgaataataaacatttatcatgatataaggaaataaataataactttattattgcttgtagggcatatttccttcagaggcaCACTCCGGCCAAGTACGGACTCGGCGTGATCCGGCTGCTACGGCTACCGGCGGATTGGGTGACGAGCCCGTCCCAGAGATCCAGCGCGGACCCGGCCAACATGGCCgtcgtccggctccaaccgacccggcccctcatggcctggccgcaagtcgactcggcccgtgcgccatcgacgacgccgacgctcaccaccgcctcgatcagctcgctcgctccctggaggtggaggagagcggtgaTATCGGGTCGGTGTGCTTTGGACCACGCATctgggaggagcccttccccaaagggttcatgctcccccgcgacaACCCCAAGTACAATgagaccgtgaagccagaagattggctcaccgactacaccacggccattggcatcaccggtgccaatcgttgtctcgccgtgcgctacgcaccgctcatgctccaagggtcgtcccgcacgtggttgaacagcctgccaactggcagcatcaacacgtgggtggacttcgaggaagccttcgtccgcaacttcacggggacctacaagcggcCCGActgccctagccagctcgccatgtgcgtgcaagggcctacggagaccggtcgcgagtacctcgcacgctggaccgagctgcagaacagctgcgagggcgtccatgaagtccaggcgatccagtacttcgtcagcgggtgccgagacggcaccctcctcaagcacaagctcttacgctccgagccggccaccatggccgcgctcatggtcacGGCGGACAAGTATACCAACgccccgccatgaagatccaggtggcgctggatgaagccggcaaggcaaaaccggttccccctccgaagccggccggcgaaagcagccgccAGCAGCATcatcagaacaacaagcgcaagtccGACCAACCGGCGCAGCGTCACGACAACCGGCTTGTCGCGGCCGCTGAGCTCGTGGCGGACCCGGCGGTGAGGTGCCGGCAaaccggcaagatggcatggcagCCCGCCATGAGCTTCAAGCAGATGCTCGActccccctgcaagcaccacagcggcgcaaggccCTCCATGCACatgcttcggcagtgcgccatcaccaagtgcATCATGAGGGGCGATGTCCCGCCTCCTCCGGCTTCGGCTCCAggcgctgggcagccgcctccacctc
This window encodes:
- the LOC119294403 gene encoding probable CCR4-associated factor 1 homolog 11; its protein translation is MSPVWPSSPVPVRSVWASNFKNESANLRHVARNAQYVAIAVHYPGVVHHPSQDPKALTAEQRYALVKANVDDLKPLQLGIALYDSDGGYLAAWEFNLRDFRPQADPHDENSLAYLAGRGLDVGALRDHGVSADMLDKKLFESGLVGARRGRSRGWITYAGAYHVAYLLKIVTGGAPLPRDVAGFNGAVRRYLGDQVYDVAKMVVDCPAMPRGLEHIADYLGFHPPLGSPRLAAAAGVRALQVFMRLKYGELGGDVRKYRGLLKGLH